In Euphorbia lathyris chromosome 10, ddEupLath1.1, whole genome shotgun sequence, the DNA window CTGAATTTGATCACTGAAATTAATTAGTTGAAATCCAAACTCAATCAAGACCTACCAATTCTATCAAAGTTATGCATCAATTAGAAACCTAGCCAACCGTTCCCAAGAAGATAATCCAACGTTGATCTGCCCTAATCTAGATTCCTATGTCTAAAAAGTTTTCACAATACATTTCTTTTGCAATTTGGTAAAAATAGTAACTAGGATAACAAGTAAACATATAAATGAGAAGAATATCAATGCAGAATTTATAACTATTGTCTCAATCCATTTGCTAATATTGTCTATCTAATACCCAGTTGCTAATAGAAGGATgaatttatactttttttttttttttttgacacatGATGAATTTATACATCAATCAACAAAAAGCaatgaaaaattaaagtaaaatGATTATCATTAATACTGAAAGCATTGAGAGTATAATACAATTGTTCTAGTATAATTTATAAGTTTACAACTTCTTATTATATGAGAGTGTTCAATATGCTAGGCAAGTAACGGTTTAATGTAAAAACATTGTCGTTCACTTGAGTATATAGGAAAGCACTAGCCAATAAAAATGACAAACTTTTCCAGAAAAAGTTGAACAAGATTTTATTCATCCGATCTCACTAGACTATACAGGAAAAATAAAACGTAGAATTTTACaacttttaaataattcaaattcTAGCAACTTGAACTGACTTCTTGAGGGCTTCCAGAAGACTTCTCATGATTCTGGGCTCACCTGGAGGTTGCTTTTCCTTTAAGGGGCCATTTCTTACAGCTCTGAAAATAGGACCAGAACCACTAGTTGCTGGAAAAACCAAGCAATCAATGTAAACTAGGACCTCAGTCGTTCCATCTCCAATTGTAACAAAACCTAACCTAGCTCCACCTGGTATTTTATCTACCTGTTATATAGAAATGTGGATGAATGTAGCCCATTAAAAGAAACATTATCATAGTCTTCACTTCAGTTCTTACTGTTCAGTCAAAGTGTGCTGCAACTAGATTAAAGTTAAACACAACAAAGCAGCCAAAAGGACTTCTGATCTTAAACTGATTATTCATTCATTTTGGTTCTAGGGTCTGTGTAATGACCTGGTACTAAGGAGGTGGCCCCGGGGTAGAACGTCTCAGCAAGAAGCGGCCTTAAAAGCTAGAGATGTAATAGGAAGGAATTGTAATCTCACATGCAGTGGACCAATTCTACACGtgcgcaaaaaaaaaaaaaaaaagaaaaaaaaaaaatattgctaaatcgaactctcATCTGAATGGTCCAAAACTAATTTTTCCGTAACAttgtaaaacttctcaaaattaagctagatttgacTACAAAAGTAAGATTGGGTCATTTTGAACAAACTTACGAAAATTTATCCCCTATCATATACTTCTTTGcttccattatataagtcattctaggatgTTTCACACAAAATGTTCAAAAACACAAGGatacattaaaaaaacaagACAAAAATTCAATGCTTGGaccgaaaaactaaactaaaaatacTTGGAAAACTAGAACGACttctattttggaaaaaaaaaaaatcattttaccGCGGTCACCAGAATCAGCTAATTAATCACCCCAACTTTATTTTCGGGCCAAAACCATCTATAATATGGGTGGTTCTGGCGGCCGGGGTCTGTTCCCCTCCAGATCCCCTGTCTCAGCCCCTTCTCACATCAGAAATGTTCGGAAAATGGTAGTAAGGTGTgtttctaatatatatatatatataggagctTTAAGCCCAATAGGTTGGATTTAGGAAACCATCGAAAATGAAGAGAGACACTGAAGTATATTAGTAATCTGTGTTTCTAATAGATATATGTATACATGTTTTAAAGCCGTTTAGCCCAGTAGATTAGATTTGAGTATAAGTGCACAACACCTACATGCTATTGGACAAGTCAGTAGTAGTCTAACGACTCTCAGTTCAACTTTCAACATCTAGCTAAGAattgaagaacaaaaaaaaagttgtttCAGCTCACCTTCAATGGCTCCGCAAGTGGCAGATTAGCTCCTTGGCAAAGACTGTTACCCCACTggtataaataaataagaacaaCATTCAATCAATCAGTAGCTATTCCTAAAAAGCAAAATTCCAAAACAAAGCACAAAACTCCagtagagaagaagaaaaaggaaagtaTAAAGCACGAAGCGAACCTGGAAGAGTAACATCTCAAATCTCTTGATATCGATATTCATAGGCAATTTCAAGGTCCCTAAAGAGACGCCATCTCCACCGTCGTCATCATCAGCAGACGCAATGCCGTCATTTTGGGAGGAGAATTTAGCAACCGGAATCAGATTCTGGTGACCGCGGTAAAATGAGAAACGGTTCTTCTCAGCGCAGGTTGTTATAAGGAATGGGCGGGAAACAGGGAGAGAAGGAGAGATTTGCACGTGGGAAGCCACACGTGCAGGATAGAGGAGCTGCCGCATTGCGCTCGCCATGGCTCAGAATTAGTAAGCAGTAAGCAAGCAAAGATGTAAGAGATGAAATATGAAGTTGTGATCAGGGGATATGGGATTTTGGATAAGGACAGATTTCTGAGGTTGGAAACAGTTTCCAAATTTTGTAATATTAcacaaaatattatttttcataacttaCAAAGGTTAAAGGCGTAAAAAT includes these proteins:
- the LOC136209865 gene encoding uncharacterized protein; translation: MASAMRQLLYPARVASHVQISPSLPVSRPFLITTCAEKNRFSFYRGHQNLIPVAKFSSQNDGIASADDDDGGDGVSLGTLKLPMNIDIKRFEMLLFQWGNSLCQGANLPLAEPLKVDKIPGGARLGFVTIGDGTTEVLVYIDCLVFPATSGSGPIFRAVRNGPLKEKQPPGEPRIMRSLLEALKKSVQVARI